One part of the Treponema sp. OMZ 787 genome encodes these proteins:
- a CDS encoding AAA family ATPase has translation MKPELLKLTNIGPFRGTHTIDFSLMDSIFLVCGKTGAGKTTIFDAISYAFYSKPLGSRSQIARSLRSQFAPEEETAEVELIFTMGPSKYKIFRRLPFLRPGKKSESPEESALAEWDGQTWKNLSTTNKRDTDKKILNIINLNEKEFARIVLLPQGEFAAFLRENSSQKKETLEELFPISRYTQIMDNLKEREKAESYKIKNIEDALESLGKEFDADSYPSKKGEFEKEIKLIKKNYNQISKKIEVKISEKEQAKVLKEKKEELTTIKTRLENLKAHQNDIKMMEEAVEKARRASSLTGLADSVKKLNSNIVEYKTDIEKKIKDLNSVTEILEALKAQEKDIESEKENNAALKQNLDRLKRAAEVYKEIEEKSYEKKGLSLQKKEKTEKLAQTEKNIQEIKDKVSGYLEIISELDNRKERAETSSQKLSYLKRLFDIASKKEKAAKLYTTHKAAAEKNYNDLQLILKDIKIEKELFEKLKKEKKDFEINQEASALAVHLKDGEPCPVCGSIHHPSPAVENTESIFSLDEKIQKCERSIEKFNHDRENLNNSLTARNTDADWQKEQMDELDRSFLNLNEEFKTGSFIFKEMPLEKTIGELLPQTSKEAEKDSLLLKEAQTANTAKINLEQKLSSIQNEKEALSDALTNIKIKESELNTILHEKKKQYDDAFKAIPSDIQKENIEDTIEGCNERIFASDRKISGYEERLKESNDRHTSIKAGLIQRQEQLAKWEKSLLEEEENLKTSLERKGFTSLNELLDSILPEEKIDGFEETVTKFKEEKITLEHSASGLEKDIEGKTFIPPEKIEDEIIVLQKNLDEEQDRLTEVKSALDKLKDLFERRQNLLTELKQRAEEARIITELSLSLNGSNKYKLKFDIWMLSAFLREIIVYANTRLERMSGGRYVLKLSKELSGNNLSGLDMEIYDAYTGGIRPTASLSGGETFMVSISLALGLADSIQTRSGGIRLDSMFIDEGFGSLDEASLENAISILDEVRGNRMVGIISHVSELKTRIPQKIEIEKTANGSAIKIRG, from the coding sequence TTGAAACCTGAACTTTTAAAACTAACCAATATAGGCCCCTTTAGAGGAACTCACACAATAGACTTCAGCCTCATGGATTCTATCTTTTTGGTATGCGGAAAAACCGGTGCCGGAAAAACAACAATCTTTGATGCAATCTCGTATGCCTTCTACTCAAAGCCCTTGGGAAGCCGCTCTCAAATTGCCCGCAGCCTCCGAAGCCAATTTGCCCCCGAGGAGGAAACAGCAGAGGTTGAGCTTATCTTTACCATGGGTCCCTCCAAATACAAAATTTTCAGACGGCTTCCATTCTTACGCCCCGGAAAAAAAAGCGAAAGCCCCGAAGAATCGGCCCTAGCCGAATGGGACGGCCAAACTTGGAAAAACTTAAGCACAACAAATAAGCGGGACACGGACAAAAAAATATTGAACATCATAAACTTAAACGAAAAAGAATTTGCCCGCATTGTACTTCTTCCTCAGGGCGAATTTGCCGCCTTTTTGCGCGAAAATTCAAGCCAAAAAAAAGAAACCCTTGAAGAGCTTTTTCCTATTTCGCGCTATACCCAAATAATGGATAACCTGAAGGAGAGGGAAAAGGCAGAGTCCTATAAGATAAAAAATATTGAAGATGCCCTTGAATCCCTCGGCAAAGAATTCGATGCCGATTCCTATCCTTCAAAAAAGGGCGAATTTGAAAAAGAGATTAAACTTATCAAAAAAAATTACAACCAAATTTCCAAAAAAATTGAGGTAAAAATATCCGAAAAAGAGCAGGCAAAGGTTCTCAAAGAAAAAAAAGAAGAACTTACAACGATAAAAACAAGGCTCGAAAATCTTAAAGCCCATCAAAACGATATAAAAATGATGGAAGAGGCTGTCGAAAAAGCTCGCAGAGCCTCCTCGCTTACAGGCCTTGCCGATTCCGTAAAAAAACTTAACTCTAACATAGTCGAATATAAAACCGACATCGAAAAAAAGATAAAAGACTTAAATTCCGTAACCGAAATTTTGGAAGCTCTCAAAGCACAAGAAAAAGACATCGAATCCGAAAAAGAAAACAATGCCGCCCTAAAACAAAATCTTGACCGCCTCAAAAGAGCAGCCGAGGTATACAAGGAAATAGAAGAAAAATCATACGAAAAAAAAGGACTTTCTCTGCAAAAAAAAGAAAAGACCGAAAAGTTGGCTCAAACCGAAAAGAATATTCAGGAGATCAAGGACAAAGTTTCCGGCTATCTTGAAATAATCAGCGAGCTCGATAACAGAAAAGAAAGGGCAGAAACTTCGTCCCAAAAACTTTCTTACCTAAAAAGGCTTTTTGACATCGCTTCAAAAAAAGAAAAAGCGGCAAAGCTCTACACAACTCATAAGGCCGCAGCCGAAAAAAACTACAACGATTTACAGTTAATTTTAAAAGACATCAAAATTGAAAAAGAGCTTTTTGAAAAACTTAAAAAAGAAAAAAAAGATTTTGAAATAAACCAAGAGGCATCCGCCCTTGCCGTTCACTTAAAAGACGGGGAACCCTGCCCTGTCTGCGGCTCAATCCATCACCCTTCCCCGGCCGTTGAAAATACGGAAAGTATTTTTTCCCTCGACGAAAAAATACAAAAATGCGAACGCAGCATCGAAAAGTTTAATCACGACAGGGAAAACCTCAACAACAGCCTCACGGCCCGCAATACCGATGCCGATTGGCAAAAAGAGCAAATGGATGAGCTTGACCGCTCTTTTCTCAACCTAAATGAGGAATTTAAAACAGGCTCTTTTATTTTCAAAGAAATGCCTTTAGAAAAAACAATAGGAGAACTCCTTCCTCAAACCTCAAAGGAGGCTGAAAAAGACAGCCTCCTTTTAAAAGAAGCTCAGACCGCAAACACTGCAAAAATAAATTTAGAGCAAAAACTTTCTTCTATCCAAAATGAAAAAGAAGCCTTAAGCGATGCCCTTACAAATATCAAGATAAAAGAAAGCGAGTTAAACACAATCCTCCACGAAAAGAAAAAGCAATACGATGATGCCTTTAAGGCAATCCCCTCCGATATCCAAAAAGAAAACATCGAGGACACAATCGAAGGCTGCAATGAAAGGATTTTTGCCTCCGACCGCAAAATAAGCGGCTACGAGGAAAGGCTCAAAGAAAGTAATGACCGGCATACGAGCATAAAGGCCGGACTCATTCAAAGGCAGGAACAGCTGGCAAAATGGGAAAAATCCTTATTGGAAGAAGAAGAAAATTTAAAAACCTCGCTTGAGCGGAAGGGCTTTACCTCTTTAAACGAGCTTTTAGATTCTATTTTACCTGAAGAAAAAATCGATGGTTTTGAAGAAACGGTAACAAAATTCAAGGAAGAAAAGATAACCTTGGAGCACTCCGCTTCAGGCCTCGAAAAAGATATTGAAGGCAAGACCTTCATTCCTCCCGAAAAAATTGAAGACGAAATTATAGTTTTACAAAAAAATCTTGACGAAGAGCAAGACCGCCTTACGGAAGTAAAAAGCGCTCTCGACAAGCTAAAAGACCTTTTTGAAAGACGGCAAAATCTTTTGACCGAGTTAAAACAAAGGGCCGAAGAAGCCCGTATTATAACCGAACTTTCTTTAAGTTTAAACGGCAGCAATAAGTATAAACTGAAATTCGATATTTGGATGCTCTCGGCCTTTTTACGCGAAATAATCGTTTATGCCAACACCCGCCTTGAACGCATGAGCGGCGGCCGCTATGTTTTAAAATTGAGTAAGGAGCTTTCGGGAAACAACCTTTCAGGACTGGACATGGAAATTTATGATGCCTACACAGGCGGCATCCGTCCCACAGCCAGCCTTTCCGGAGGAGAAACCTTTATGGTTTCAATAAGCCTTGCCCTCGGCCTTGCCGATTCCATTCAAACAAGAAGCGGCGGCATAAGGCTGGATTCAATGTTTATAGATGAGGGCTTCGGCAGCCTCGATGAAGCCAGCCTTGAAAACGCTATCAGCATCCTCGACGAAGTAAGGGGCAACCGGATGGTCGGAATAATTTCCCATGTCAGCGAGCTAAAAACCCGCATCCCCCAAAAAATCGAAATAGAAAAAACCGCCAACGGCTCGGCAATAAAAATAAGAGGATAG
- the sbcD gene encoding exonuclease subunit SbcD, giving the protein MKILHTADLHLGKSLYEAPQTERQKKMLDDIHKILLKDDYAALIIAGDVYDRSIPPAEYVALFDSFLSAVHRDCPDTAMFIIPGNHDSAERLAFGSKILSSSNIHIAAGTGKLCSPVIIAQNGEKVQFFLMPFLHLGSFSEQNEELKLNSQSEMAQEASRRLKGAVDPEIPSVLIAHLFTLNGESSSSERAFLGTAEYVSPALFNFFTYTALGHLHKMQKVTDRMYYSGAPLTYAFDECSIEKVVLSVDIDCKTQGFPVRVEKIPITPLRKMTHLEGSFFDFFNTDKFDAYKDDFLEINLTGSEVIQSPMSLLQQKFPYLLNLHQEAVAAELKEEEQIHILKKNIEDEDVIFENFMLFEKAIDEEPSAKKQELFKNLCRERFKEE; this is encoded by the coding sequence ATGAAAATTTTGCATACCGCCGATCTGCATTTAGGGAAAAGCCTATACGAGGCGCCCCAAACTGAAAGACAGAAAAAAATGCTCGATGACATTCATAAAATTCTTTTAAAAGACGATTATGCAGCCCTTATTATTGCAGGCGATGTATACGACCGTTCAATTCCTCCTGCAGAATACGTAGCCCTCTTCGATTCATTTTTATCTGCCGTCCATCGGGATTGCCCCGATACAGCCATGTTTATAATACCCGGAAACCATGACTCCGCCGAAAGACTTGCCTTCGGTTCTAAAATTTTAAGTTCGAGTAATATTCACATTGCTGCGGGAACCGGCAAACTATGCTCACCTGTTATTATAGCACAAAATGGAGAAAAAGTTCAATTTTTTTTAATGCCTTTTTTACATTTAGGCTCATTTTCCGAACAAAATGAGGAGTTAAAATTAAACTCTCAATCCGAGATGGCACAAGAAGCCTCCCGACGGTTAAAAGGGGCTGTAGATCCGGAAATTCCTTCGGTTTTGATTGCCCATCTTTTTACCTTAAACGGAGAAAGCTCCTCCTCCGAAAGAGCTTTTTTAGGCACTGCAGAATATGTTTCGCCGGCCCTCTTCAATTTTTTTACCTACACAGCCTTGGGACACTTACACAAAATGCAAAAGGTGACCGACAGAATGTACTATTCCGGAGCCCCTCTAACCTATGCCTTCGATGAATGTTCAATCGAAAAAGTTGTTTTATCCGTCGACATAGACTGCAAAACTCAAGGCTTCCCTGTCCGGGTAGAAAAAATTCCGATTACACCCTTACGCAAAATGACCCACTTAGAGGGCAGTTTTTTCGATTTTTTTAATACCGATAAATTCGATGCCTACAAGGACGACTTTTTAGAAATAAACCTGACAGGTTCCGAAGTCATTCAAAGCCCGATGAGCCTCTTGCAGCAAAAATTTCCCTATCTTTTAAACCTGCACCAAGAGGCGGTCGCTGCCGAATTAAAAGAAGAGGAGCAAATTCATATCTTAAAAAAGAACATTGAAGACGAGGATGTCATCTTTGAAAACTTTATGCTTTTTGAAAAGGCAATAGACGAAGAGCCCTCTGCAAAAAAACAGGAACTTTTCAAAAACCTTTGCAGGGAACGGTTTAAGGAGGAGTAA
- a CDS encoding methyl-accepting chemotaxis protein, translated as MKNYIKIVFALCGIALAIGIGGAAFFIAAKPSSDFQLKTDYLLEYRFYLASLRADMYRTASKDGEFSVQNLKARIKETTNSFENLKKLSTADKNDSNLKSAYSDYEASNNKLFKSIEAWRQEFELTGDSSANTFLPVLKEFDAVQNSFEKLKNEYKNGFTLQEKRAKTLAVLLIVLAWVIGVFLTWLLSSVIYNIYIEKEKAKKNNLRLHAGPKTADRQISIPDNTKQSQEEHDKTILQNSAQQTSFQKSSYTQAASYAQTASAVSIEESPVYIKLQNDYNELKEMSDELNGAYNELQEKHTELVESYKELQTALKQGDEKKAEKCETVKAFLTDIQMDAAEAQEDAQAAQELVETFQGGHKLFKSTYEKIVHINQSISDIQEMSEVIAGIAEQTKMLSMNAAIEAAHAGDAGKGFAVVAEELGRLAAASVENSADIGKTVIDVVKSISFMAKSSEDLDKAFNDINIKTNQVYTTVMNFSDRMVQTFQKTDSVLRGLDTV; from the coding sequence ATGAAAAACTACATAAAAATTGTTTTTGCTTTGTGCGGTATTGCTTTGGCGATAGGGATAGGAGGAGCGGCTTTTTTTATTGCTGCAAAACCTTCGTCGGATTTTCAACTTAAGACCGATTATTTACTTGAGTACAGATTTTATCTTGCAAGTTTAAGGGCGGATATGTACAGGACTGCAAGCAAGGATGGTGAATTTTCGGTTCAAAATCTTAAAGCAAGAATAAAAGAAACTACAAATTCTTTTGAAAATTTAAAAAAACTTTCTACAGCCGATAAAAACGATTCTAATTTAAAGTCCGCTTATAGTGATTATGAAGCTTCAAATAATAAGCTTTTTAAAAGCATAGAGGCTTGGAGGCAGGAGTTTGAGCTTACCGGCGATTCATCGGCTAACACTTTTTTGCCTGTTTTAAAAGAATTCGATGCCGTTCAAAATAGTTTTGAAAAACTGAAAAACGAATATAAAAACGGATTTACCCTTCAGGAAAAGCGGGCTAAGACCCTTGCTGTCCTTTTAATAGTTTTAGCCTGGGTCATCGGTGTATTTTTGACATGGCTCCTTTCTTCGGTCATATACAATATTTATATTGAAAAAGAAAAGGCAAAAAAAAACAACCTAAGACTTCATGCAGGTCCTAAAACAGCCGACAGGCAGATTTCTATTCCGGATAATACAAAGCAGTCCCAAGAGGAACACGATAAAACTATATTACAAAATTCCGCTCAGCAAACTTCTTTCCAAAAATCTTCTTATACGCAAGCGGCTTCTTATGCACAAACCGCTTCTGCCGTTTCTATAGAAGAATCTCCTGTTTATATAAAGCTGCAAAACGATTATAACGAATTAAAAGAAATGTCGGATGAGTTGAACGGCGCTTATAATGAGCTTCAAGAAAAGCATACTGAACTTGTTGAATCATATAAAGAACTTCAAACCGCTTTAAAGCAAGGCGATGAAAAAAAGGCTGAAAAATGCGAAACGGTAAAAGCCTTTTTAACCGATATACAGATGGATGCTGCCGAAGCTCAAGAAGATGCACAGGCGGCACAAGAACTTGTAGAAACATTCCAGGGCGGCCATAAACTGTTCAAGTCTACTTACGAAAAAATTGTTCACATAAATCAAAGTATTTCCGACATACAGGAAATGTCTGAGGTAATTGCAGGCATTGCCGAACAGACAAAGATGCTCAGCATGAATGCGGCCATTGAAGCAGCCCATGCAGGAGATGCCGGAAAAGGATTTGCCGTTGTAGCCGAAGAGTTGGGCCGCTTGGCAGCAGCTTCTGTTGAAAACTCCGCCGACATAGGAAAGACCGTAATTGATGTTGTAAAGAGTATTTCGTTTATGGCAAAGAGCAGCGAAGATTTGGATAAGGCATTTAACGATATAAACATAAAAACAAATCAGGTTTATACAACCGTTATGAATTTCTCCGATAGGATGGTCCAAACCTTCCAAAAAACCGACAGTGTTTTGCGAGGCCTTGACACAGTATAA
- a CDS encoding GntR family transcriptional regulator → MKVVYDQNRPIYLQIVEKIKCKIVYGELNPGDKIPSMSDMSVEMDVNPNTMFRVYKQLESEGVTEAKRGLGSFVVDEKGLVERLTEEMADQIIVPAIEGLRNLKFSDEQIIASIKARLE, encoded by the coding sequence GTGAAAGTTGTATATGATCAAAATCGTCCTATATATTTACAAATAGTCGAAAAAATAAAATGTAAGATTGTCTATGGAGAACTTAACCCCGGCGATAAAATTCCTTCAATGAGCGATATGTCGGTCGAAATGGATGTAAATCCTAATACTATGTTTCGTGTGTACAAACAGCTTGAAAGTGAGGGAGTTACCGAGGCAAAGCGAGGTTTAGGCAGTTTTGTAGTAGATGAAAAAGGTCTGGTAGAAAGATTGACCGAAGAGATGGCCGATCAGATTATCGTACCAGCAATTGAAGGATTGAGGAATCTAAAATTTTCTGATGAGCAAATAATTGCCTCAATAAAAGCAAGATTAGAATAA
- a CDS encoding ABC transporter ATP-binding protein, giving the protein MSTILETEHLKKTYLGKKTALYDVSLKIESGRIYGLLGPNGSGKTTFLKIIAGLIKPTAGNFKVCGKEFGMDTKKIVAFLPDKNVVYPWMTSKDAVNFYSDFFEDFDKNKALDMLKFMKLEPNQTVKTMSKGMIEKLNLTLTFSRASKLYILDEPLGGTDPVAREQIIKTIIKTWTEESAILITTHLVSDIEHVFNDVAFLKEGEIVLEGDAEDLRSTRGQSIYQIYLDVFGV; this is encoded by the coding sequence ATGAGTACAATACTTGAAACGGAGCACTTAAAAAAAACATACTTAGGAAAGAAAACAGCTCTTTATGATGTCAGTTTAAAAATTGAAAGCGGAAGAATATACGGCCTTTTGGGGCCGAACGGTTCCGGTAAAACAACATTTTTAAAGATAATTGCCGGCCTTATAAAACCTACGGCCGGAAATTTTAAGGTGTGCGGCAAAGAATTCGGCATGGATACAAAAAAGATTGTCGCCTTTTTGCCGGATAAAAATGTTGTATATCCTTGGATGACCTCCAAAGATGCCGTCAATTTTTATTCAGATTTTTTTGAGGACTTCGATAAAAACAAGGCCTTGGATATGCTGAAATTTATGAAGCTTGAACCCAATCAAACTGTAAAAACCATGTCGAAGGGTATGATTGAAAAGCTTAATTTAACCCTTACATTTTCGAGGGCTTCTAAGCTTTATATTTTGGATGAGCCTCTTGGCGGCACCGACCCTGTAGCGAGAGAGCAGATTATTAAAACCATAATCAAAACATGGACTGAAGAAAGTGCCATCCTGATAACGACTCATCTGGTATCGGATATAGAGCATGTATTTAACGATGTTGCCTTTTTAAAAGAGGGTGAAATTGTTTTGGAAGGGGATGCGGAAGATTTACGCAGCACCCGAGGACAGTCTATCTATCAAATCTATCTTGATGTTTTTGGAGTGTAA
- a CDS encoding Rpn family recombination-promoting nuclease/putative transposase, protein MTQPFKITLRNDYAFKRVFGVEENKDVLQDLIEIQNRWHFDFPERTLYYWSKMYNEGVKQGQDYTKLPKCITINLIGEGFNKNKRLHNKYVILEQDTKEPLVSKLEIHILNLEKARLLKEGQCKDNKTKRLLNWLKFIETDNPEVRKMLAETSKVMAKANDKIIVMEMSPKEKWLYDSRMKYENDRASCISEGYREGVAQGISQGAYQNKLETAKMMKLEAFDINMITKMTGLSIEEIEAL, encoded by the coding sequence ATGACACAACCGTTTAAAATAACCCTCCGTAACGACTATGCTTTTAAGCGTGTATTCGGAGTGGAAGAAAACAAGGATGTACTTCAGGATTTAATTGAGATTCAAAACAGATGGCACTTTGATTTCCCTGAAAGAACCTTGTATTATTGGTCTAAGATGTATAATGAAGGTGTAAAACAAGGCCAAGACTATACAAAACTTCCAAAGTGTATTACAATAAACTTAATAGGGGAAGGCTTTAATAAAAATAAGCGTTTGCATAATAAGTACGTTATTCTTGAACAAGACACAAAAGAGCCTTTAGTTTCAAAACTTGAGATACATATATTAAACCTTGAAAAGGCAAGGCTGTTAAAAGAAGGTCAGTGTAAGGATAATAAAACAAAACGCTTATTAAACTGGCTTAAATTTATCGAAACTGATAATCCGGAGGTAAGAAAGATGCTGGCAGAAACTTCTAAAGTAATGGCAAAAGCAAATGATAAAATTATAGTAATGGAAATGAGCCCGAAAGAAAAATGGCTCTATGACTCCCGCATGAAATATGAAAACGACAGGGCATCATGTATAAGTGAGGGTTATCGCGAAGGTGTAGCACAAGGCATATCACAAGGTGCTTACCAAAATAAGCTTGAAACTGCAAAAATGATGAAACTGGAAGCCTTTGATATAAATATGATTACAAAGATGACAGGTCTTTCTATCGAAGAAATAGAAGCTTTATAA
- a CDS encoding DUF3793 family protein: protein MLDIANIEYNLAYSCAPCLAGLKPSNLISISAEDFKQFFLLDKDLLESKGFYLRVLCACEKGVQILLYKKKALEELIRDERVQAALLMFGYEPGMSLEDMLNLLALKMHSSQADRHCKRCCTFPHEIGLFLGYPVYDVLEYYRRRGEGCIFSGYWKVYADAEKAAETFDQYNECKKHFALQIESGLRLYDLLSA from the coding sequence ATGTTGGACATTGCTAACATCGAATATAATTTAGCTTATTCTTGTGCTCCATGTTTGGCGGGGCTAAAGCCGTCAAATTTGATTTCAATTTCGGCAGAAGATTTTAAGCAGTTTTTTTTGCTTGATAAGGACTTGCTTGAATCAAAGGGGTTTTATTTAAGAGTTTTGTGCGCTTGCGAAAAGGGTGTGCAAATTCTTCTATACAAAAAAAAGGCCTTAGAAGAATTGATTAGGGATGAGAGGGTGCAAGCAGCTCTTTTAATGTTCGGTTATGAGCCGGGGATGAGTTTGGAGGATATGCTTAACCTGTTAGCTTTAAAAATGCACAGCTCGCAGGCGGACAGACACTGTAAAAGATGCTGCACATTTCCGCATGAAATAGGGCTTTTTTTAGGTTATCCCGTATACGATGTTTTGGAGTATTACAGACGAAGGGGCGAAGGGTGTATTTTTTCCGGATACTGGAAGGTTTATGCCGATGCAGAAAAGGCTGCCGAAACCTTTGATCAATATAATGAATGCAAAAAGCATTTTGCTTTGCAGATAGAAAGCGGCTTAAGACTTTACGATTTGTTAAGTGCTTAA
- a CDS encoding flavodoxin — protein MAKIAVIYWSGTGNTQSMAESVMEGLKAGGAEASLFTVSEFGSKSVDDYDKIAFGCPAMGAEELEPDEFEPFFASIEGKLSGKKIALFGSYEWAGDGEGGEWMRNWEARSKDKGADLFEEGLIIYDAPTAAGKDKCKEFGERFSK, from the coding sequence ATGGCAAAAATTGCTGTTATTTATTGGAGCGGAACAGGGAACACCCAGTCTATGGCAGAGTCCGTTATGGAAGGTTTAAAAGCAGGCGGAGCAGAGGCTTCTCTTTTTACCGTTTCGGAATTCGGATCAAAGAGCGTTGATGATTATGACAAGATTGCTTTCGGTTGTCCTGCAATGGGTGCCGAAGAGCTTGAACCGGATGAATTTGAACCCTTCTTTGCTTCAATCGAAGGAAAATTGTCCGGCAAAAAGATCGCCTTGTTCGGTTCATATGAATGGGCCGGTGACGGGGAAGGCGGAGAATGGATGAGAAACTGGGAAGCCAGATCTAAGGATAAGGGAGCCGATTTATTTGAAGAAGGCTTGATTATCTATGATGCACCCACTGCCGCCGGAAAAGATAAATGTAAAGAATTTGGCGAGAGATTTTCAAAATAG